Proteins encoded within one genomic window of Pseudomonas cannabina:
- a CDS encoding type II restriction endonuclease, with amino-acid sequence MKRGYLSEYFEGVAAKRLSAVEADVIKSHQHEFNGVEGLREILGEPEGKVQYQAKLMYLTDQDDEPIVEDSTLTWYDARQRARNERGVMRWEYRLYFKTTNVSLNAAAGDLLVIAKPRDGSLLVVIAESGSSIARQIEWLFGFADLAHPGFSVKSELETEQDRIEFASRFILESIGVVVETSAETYLDVMLEKFKGKFPTTREFSAYARSTLKDLDARAEPDLVIMTWMEREEILFRTLERYLIADRLSKGFAGEVDVGVDVDGFLSFSLSVQNRRKSRVGLALENHLELLFAENGLRYARTAVTENKAKPDFLFPGMAEYHNPAYDSLKLTMLGVKSTCKDRWRQVLAEADRINNKHLLTLETAISTHQTDEMASKCLQLVLPRGLHQTYTPAQQAWLMDVAAFTDLVRIRQMA; translated from the coding sequence ATGAAACGAGGGTATCTGTCCGAGTATTTCGAGGGCGTCGCAGCCAAGCGTTTGAGCGCGGTCGAAGCCGATGTCATCAAATCGCACCAGCATGAGTTCAACGGCGTAGAGGGCTTGCGGGAGATTCTGGGCGAGCCGGAAGGCAAGGTGCAATATCAGGCAAAGCTGATGTATCTCACCGACCAAGACGATGAACCCATAGTCGAAGACAGTACGCTGACATGGTATGACGCACGGCAGCGGGCACGAAACGAACGTGGTGTAATGCGCTGGGAATATCGCCTATATTTCAAGACGACCAATGTTTCGCTGAATGCTGCTGCTGGCGATCTGCTTGTGATTGCGAAGCCCCGCGATGGCAGTCTGCTGGTTGTCATTGCTGAAAGCGGGTCGAGCATCGCCAGGCAGATTGAATGGTTGTTTGGTTTTGCCGATCTTGCACATCCCGGATTTTCTGTTAAATCCGAATTGGAAACGGAACAGGATCGCATCGAATTTGCATCGCGCTTCATTCTGGAAAGCATCGGCGTTGTAGTCGAGACATCTGCCGAAACTTACCTTGATGTCATGCTTGAAAAATTCAAAGGGAAGTTTCCAACCACCCGCGAATTTTCGGCTTATGCACGTTCGACCCTTAAAGACCTTGACGCACGCGCCGAACCAGACCTCGTGATAATGACTTGGATGGAGCGCGAAGAAATCCTGTTTCGCACGCTTGAACGCTACCTTATCGCCGACCGTTTATCAAAAGGATTCGCAGGCGAAGTGGATGTAGGCGTTGACGTGGATGGCTTCCTGTCATTTTCTCTGTCGGTGCAAAATCGTCGCAAGAGCCGGGTCGGCCTTGCGCTGGAAAACCATCTTGAACTGTTGTTTGCGGAAAACGGTTTGCGCTACGCACGCACCGCTGTCACAGAAAACAAGGCGAAGCCGGATTTTCTGTTCCCTGGCATGGCGGAATACCACAACCCGGCGTATGACTCGTTGAAGCTTACTATGCTGGGCGTGAAATCAACCTGCAAGGATCGCTGGCGGCAGGTGCTCGCTGAGGCTGACAGGATCAACAACAAACACCTGCTGACCCTGGAAACAGCTATCTCCACGCACCAGACCGACGAAATGGCGAGCAAGTGCCTGCAACTCGTCTTGCCTCGTGGCCTGCATCAGACCTATACGCCTGCCCAGCAAGCGTGGTTGATGGACGTGGCGGCATTCACGGACTTGGTACGTATCCGGCAGATGGCCTGA
- a CDS encoding recombinase family protein, which produces MTTLNVARVYLRVSTEDQDLQRQEAIIGNARASGYYVAAVYREKASGARSDRPELLRMIEDLQPGEVVIAEKIDRISRLPLLEAERLVDAIKAKGARLAVPGIVDLSELAEASSGVAKVVLQGVQDMLLRVALQIARDDFEDRRERQRQGIDLAKSAGLYRGRKPNAKVHEQIIALKSGGCSIAETARLAGVSVSQVKRVWAQNQEKTKF; this is translated from the coding sequence ATGACGACTCTCAATGTTGCGCGGGTGTACCTGCGTGTCAGTACTGAAGACCAGGACTTGCAGCGCCAAGAAGCGATCATTGGCAATGCGCGAGCATCGGGCTACTACGTGGCTGCGGTCTATCGCGAAAAAGCCTCGGGCGCTCGATCCGACCGTCCCGAGCTGTTGCGCATGATCGAGGACCTGCAACCAGGTGAAGTCGTCATCGCTGAGAAGATCGACCGAATCAGCCGTCTTCCCTTGCTCGAAGCAGAAAGGCTTGTAGACGCGATCAAGGCTAAGGGCGCACGCTTGGCGGTGCCTGGCATCGTCGATTTATCGGAATTGGCTGAGGCATCCAGTGGCGTCGCCAAGGTGGTGTTGCAAGGCGTACAAGACATGCTGTTGCGTGTGGCACTGCAAATTGCGCGTGACGACTTCGAGGACCGGCGAGAGCGACAGCGGCAAGGCATCGACTTGGCCAAGAGCGCTGGTCTATATAGAGGACGCAAGCCGAATGCTAAAGTGCATGAACAGATCATTGCCCTTAAAAGCGGCGGGTGTAGCATTGCAGAGACTGCGCGGCTGGCGGGTGTCAGTGTCAGCCAGGTAAAGCGTGTCTGGGCTCAGAACCAAGAAAAAACTAAGTTCTGA
- a CDS encoding IS5-like element ISPsy2 family transposase: MKQMTFADAEYAGKRKQTRKELFLIEMDQVVPWKGLIALIEPYYPKGEGGRPAYPLMAMLRVHLMQNWFGYSDPAMEEALYETTILRQFSGLSLERIPDETTILNFRRLLEKHELATGILGVINGYLGDRGLSLRQGTIVDATLIHAPSSTKNKDGKRDPEMHQTKKGNQYYFGAKAHIGADDESGLVHSVVVTAANVADVTQVAKLLHGEENVVCADAGYTGVEKREEHAGRKVIWQIAARRSTYKKHGKRSILYKAIRKIEKAKAQVRAKVEHPFRVIKRQFGYEKVRFRGLAKNTAQMVTLFALSNLWMARRHLLASAGEVRV, translated from the coding sequence ATGAAACAGATGACCTTCGCCGACGCCGAGTATGCCGGCAAGCGCAAGCAGACCCGTAAGGAATTGTTCCTGATCGAGATGGATCAGGTGGTGCCCTGGAAAGGTTTGATTGCCCTGATTGAGCCCTATTATCCAAAAGGAGAAGGTGGCCGGCCCGCCTACCCACTGATGGCGATGCTGCGTGTTCATCTGATGCAGAACTGGTTCGGCTACAGCGATCCGGCGATGGAAGAAGCGCTGTATGAGACGACCATCCTGCGTCAGTTTTCAGGCCTGAGCCTGGAGCGAATTCCAGACGAAACCACCATTCTCAACTTCCGTCGTCTGCTGGAAAAGCACGAGTTGGCGACCGGGATTCTCGGCGTAATTAATGGTTATCTGGGCGACCGTGGCTTGTCGTTGCGTCAAGGCACCATCGTCGATGCCACGCTGATTCACGCGCCCAGTTCGACCAAGAACAAGGATGGCAAACGCGATCCTGAGATGCATCAAACCAAGAAAGGTAACCAGTACTATTTCGGCGCCAAGGCTCACATCGGCGCCGACGACGAGTCAGGCCTGGTGCACAGCGTGGTAGTAACAGCGGCCAATGTGGCAGACGTCACGCAGGTTGCCAAACTGCTGCACGGCGAGGAAAACGTAGTCTGCGCCGACGCAGGTTACACCGGGGTCGAGAAGCGCGAAGAACACGCTGGGCGCAAGGTCATTTGGCAGATTGCCGCCCGCCGCAGCACTTACAAAAAGCACGGAAAACGCAGTATTTTGTACAAGGCGATCCGCAAAATCGAGAAGGCCAAGGCCCAGGTTCGCGCCAAGGTCGAGCATCCGTTTCGGGTCATCAAACGCCAGTTTGGCTATGAAAAAGTGCGCTTTCGGGGCTTGGCCAAGAACACCGCGCAGATGGTGACGTTGTTCGCCCTGTCAAACCTGTGGATGGCCCGCCGACATTTGTTGGCGAGCGCAGGAGAGGTGCGCGTGTAA
- the istA gene encoding IS21-like element ISPsy4 family transposase, whose protein sequence is MLTQEQSVEIKVLARQGHGIKFIARELGISRNTVRKYLRKARSLPNDKVRPARPCKIDPFKDYLHERIEAARPHWIPATVLLREITALGYSGGVSRLKAYIRPFKRKAEEPVVRFETLPGKQMQVDFTTIRRGRQPLKAFVATLGFSRASFVRFSEREDSEAWLTGLREAFAYFGGVPEQALFDNAGTIITERDAFGEGQHRWHPRLAALADEFGFIPKVCRPYRAQTKGKVERFNGYLKGSFITPLAATLKSAGLTLDVVTANAHIGQWLDEVAHQRIHGTTGVQPAVRLAQEQQVLLPLPTQSLRPQPAPGLRLGRVLPYESLQHPLSVYEQLLEVRA, encoded by the coding sequence ATGTTGACCCAGGAGCAGTCTGTGGAAATTAAAGTGTTGGCCCGTCAGGGCCATGGCATCAAATTCATCGCCCGTGAGCTGGGTATTTCGCGTAACACCGTGCGCAAGTACCTGCGAAAGGCCCGGTCGCTACCCAATGACAAGGTGAGACCCGCACGTCCGTGCAAAATCGACCCCTTCAAGGACTACCTGCACGAGCGTATTGAGGCGGCGCGCCCGCACTGGATTCCGGCGACCGTCCTGCTGCGTGAGATCACGGCATTGGGGTACAGCGGCGGCGTCAGTCGTCTGAAGGCTTATATTCGCCCCTTCAAACGTAAGGCAGAAGAGCCGGTGGTACGTTTCGAGACTCTGCCCGGTAAGCAGATGCAGGTGGACTTCACCACCATTCGACGAGGCCGTCAGCCGCTTAAGGCGTTCGTGGCGACACTTGGTTTTAGTCGAGCAAGCTTTGTCCGTTTCTCCGAGCGAGAGGACAGCGAAGCCTGGCTGACAGGGCTTCGGGAGGCGTTCGCTTACTTTGGCGGCGTGCCCGAGCAGGCATTGTTTGATAACGCCGGAACCATCATCACCGAGCGAGATGCTTTTGGGGAGGGCCAGCATCGTTGGCATCCCCGATTGGCTGCGCTGGCCGATGAGTTTGGTTTTATTCCCAAGGTCTGCCGCCCTTACCGTGCCCAGACCAAGGGTAAGGTTGAGCGCTTCAACGGGTATCTGAAGGGCAGTTTCATTACCCCGTTGGCCGCTACGCTCAAGAGTGCGGGTCTGACGCTGGATGTGGTGACGGCCAACGCACATATCGGCCAATGGCTCGACGAAGTCGCTCATCAGCGGATTCACGGCACGACGGGTGTTCAACCGGCGGTACGTCTGGCCCAAGAGCAGCAGGTACTATTACCACTGCCAACACAGAGCCTGCGCCCACAACCCGCCCCAGGCCTACGCCTGGGGCGGGTCCTGCCGTACGAGAGCTTGCAGCATCCGCTGTCGGTTTATGAGCAACTGCTGGAGGTGAGAGCATGA
- a CDS encoding IS5-like element ISPsy19 family transposase yields MPKTGRPRSIAAEHYPVLVKLAHAQPYSSQAELALVFFAETGITAHPDTFAKALKMAGITRVKQRAKGSFQSPEPNKAYGYNETHRRQLPEQLYPSCLTDTEWALVADLFESQGGRGVPPLHSRRTLLEACCYVVRTGCSWRMLPRDFPHWDNVYKTFRRWSAQGKFEQMHDRLRAQWREREERADSPSAAILDSQSTRSSPQGGDSGYDAGKKVKGRKRSLIVDTLGLLLAVSISAASVQDRDAADDAVAYSKEKYPSLSTLFVDSAYAGKWAQRTHQLHAIDVQVIRGPNNRRTGQWHSEQGDLFSVEPVQTGFVVMPKRWVVERTHAWNERARRLIMHHDRLFAVSEAWVWLAEARILARRLTT; encoded by the coding sequence ATGCCTAAAACCGGACGTCCTCGCTCGATTGCCGCCGAGCACTATCCCGTGCTGGTGAAACTCGCTCATGCACAGCCCTATTCCAGCCAGGCCGAATTGGCGCTCGTATTCTTCGCCGAAACCGGTATCACTGCGCATCCCGACACCTTTGCAAAAGCGTTGAAAATGGCAGGGATTACGCGTGTAAAGCAGCGGGCCAAGGGAAGTTTTCAGTCACCTGAACCTAATAAAGCCTATGGCTACAATGAAACCCACCGCCGCCAACTGCCGGAGCAGCTATATCCGAGTTGCTTGACAGATACCGAGTGGGCACTGGTCGCCGACCTGTTTGAAAGCCAGGGCGGACGAGGAGTGCCACCGCTTCACTCTCGGCGCACGTTGCTGGAAGCCTGTTGCTATGTCGTACGCACGGGGTGCTCATGGCGAATGCTACCCCGCGATTTTCCTCATTGGGACAATGTCTACAAAACGTTCCGCCGGTGGAGCGCTCAAGGCAAGTTCGAGCAAATGCATGATCGCTTGCGAGCTCAATGGCGTGAGCGGGAAGAACGCGCTGACAGCCCGTCAGCAGCGATCCTGGATTCACAGTCGACCCGCAGTTCTCCTCAAGGCGGTGACAGCGGCTACGACGCAGGCAAAAAAGTGAAGGGGCGTAAACGAAGTCTGATTGTCGATACATTGGGCCTGCTGCTGGCTGTCAGTATCAGTGCTGCAAGCGTGCAGGATCGTGACGCGGCGGATGATGCGGTGGCGTACTCGAAGGAAAAATATCCGTCACTGAGCACGCTTTTTGTTGATAGTGCGTACGCAGGAAAATGGGCACAGCGCACCCATCAACTGCACGCTATCGATGTTCAAGTGATCCGTGGCCCGAATAACAGAAGAACAGGGCAATGGCACTCTGAACAAGGCGATCTATTTTCCGTGGAGCCTGTTCAGACTGGATTTGTGGTCATGCCCAAGCGATGGGTAGTGGAGCGAACTCATGCCTGGAATGAGAGAGCTCGGCGACTGATCATGCATCATGATCGCCTTTTTGCGGTAAGCGAGGCATGGGTTTGGTTGGCCGAGGCTCGAATACTCGCGCGCCGACTCACTACATGA
- a CDS encoding recombinase family protein codes for MALYGYARVSTSDQDFVLQEKTLREAGCDVVRAEKKSGASRVGRTELKTLLDFLRPGDTLVVTRVDRLARSIKDLQDIVYTLKERGVSLKATEQPIDTQSAAGKAFLDMLGVFAEFETNLRRERQLEGIADAKARGVYRGRKPSIDPLEVQRLWIEENLGATEIARKLGVGRASVYRALAQNGRQA; via the coding sequence ATGGCCCTTTACGGATACGCTCGTGTTTCCACAAGTGATCAAGATTTCGTTCTGCAAGAAAAAACTTTGCGTGAAGCGGGTTGTGATGTGGTGCGCGCCGAGAAGAAAAGCGGGGCTAGCCGGGTTGGTCGGACGGAGTTGAAAACACTGCTCGATTTTCTGCGCCCTGGCGATACATTAGTGGTGACGCGTGTTGATCGTCTTGCACGAAGCATCAAGGATCTTCAAGACATCGTTTATACACTCAAAGAGCGTGGGGTTAGTCTCAAGGCGACGGAGCAACCAATCGATACGCAGAGCGCAGCCGGAAAAGCATTCTTGGACATGCTGGGCGTGTTCGCTGAGTTTGAAACCAACCTGCGACGAGAACGGCAGCTTGAAGGAATTGCTGACGCTAAAGCTCGTGGTGTTTACCGGGGCCGCAAACCGTCGATTGACCCGCTGGAAGTTCAGCGCTTATGGATCGAAGAAAATCTAGGCGCCACAGAAATTGCCCGAAAGCTTGGCGTTGGTCGTGCTTCAGTGTATCGAGCTCTAGCTCAAAATGGACGCCAAGCGTAG
- the dcm gene encoding DNA (cytosine-5-)-methyltransferase: protein MTHAQPLELLKQARSRFTQREIAERVGKNAKTIGRWEKGETPCPTMLEPALRDMLQTLTTGTVTGDHRFRFVDLFAGIGGIRMGFEAHGGECVFTSEWNDFSKKTYIENYGDRHQFVGDIVPFPAEDVPNHDVLLGGFPCQPFSIAGVSKKNSLGRPHGFECTTQGTLFFDVARMISTKRPAAFLLENVKNLLSHDKGNTFEVILQTLREELGYDVHYKVIDGQHFTPQHRERIIIVGFREKTGFSWDDLRLPTDGPRLASILHKTDGTERVLPWDEDRFFDHKKRVVQPKYTLTPNLWAYLQAYAEKHRAAGNGFGFGMAFPDSVTRTLSARYHKDGSEILVNQGKKRPRRLTPRECARLMGFPDTFRIPVSDTQAYRQFGNSVVMPVMQEVARIMVPHVQALIAHERDGTPLALPLFA from the coding sequence ATGACACATGCCCAGCCGCTTGAACTGCTTAAGCAGGCACGAAGCCGTTTTACCCAACGCGAAATCGCCGAGCGCGTCGGAAAGAATGCCAAAACCATAGGACGCTGGGAAAAGGGGGAGACTCCGTGTCCGACCATGCTTGAACCGGCGTTGCGCGACATGCTGCAAACGCTGACAACTGGTACTGTGACTGGCGATCATCGCTTTCGCTTCGTTGATCTGTTCGCGGGCATCGGTGGTATTCGCATGGGCTTCGAGGCGCATGGCGGTGAATGCGTGTTCACAAGCGAGTGGAACGACTTCTCGAAAAAAACCTACATCGAAAATTATGGCGACCGCCACCAGTTCGTCGGCGATATCGTGCCATTTCCTGCTGAAGACGTGCCCAATCATGATGTACTGCTGGGCGGTTTTCCATGCCAGCCGTTTAGTATCGCTGGGGTGAGCAAGAAGAATTCGCTCGGACGGCCACACGGTTTTGAATGCACCACCCAGGGAACGCTGTTTTTCGACGTTGCCCGCATGATCTCTACCAAACGGCCTGCGGCGTTCCTGCTGGAGAACGTGAAAAACCTGCTTTCGCACGACAAGGGCAACACATTCGAGGTAATCCTGCAAACGCTACGAGAAGAGCTTGGTTACGATGTGCATTACAAGGTAATCGACGGCCAGCATTTCACGCCGCAGCACCGCGAGCGGATTATCATCGTCGGCTTTCGCGAGAAAACAGGGTTTTCATGGGACGACTTGCGCCTGCCAACAGACGGGCCACGTCTGGCGTCGATCCTGCACAAGACCGATGGAACAGAACGCGTTTTGCCATGGGACGAAGACAGATTTTTCGATCACAAAAAACGTGTTGTTCAACCAAAATACACACTGACGCCTAACCTGTGGGCCTACCTCCAAGCTTACGCCGAAAAACACCGCGCAGCCGGTAACGGCTTCGGTTTTGGCATGGCGTTTCCAGATAGTGTGACGCGCACCCTGTCTGCGCGGTATCACAAGGATGGCTCGGAAATTCTGGTCAATCAAGGCAAGAAACGCCCGCGCCGCCTTACGCCACGAGAGTGCGCACGTCTGATGGGGTTTCCCGATACGTTCAGAATCCCGGTAAGCGATACGCAAGCGTATCGCCAGTTCGGCAATAGTGTCGTGATGCCGGTCATGCAGGAAGTGGCCCGCATCATGGTTCCCCACGTTCAGGCGCTGATAGCGCATGAGCGTGACGGCACTCCGCTTGCGTTGCCGTTGTTTGCCTGA
- a CDS encoding IS91 family transposase encodes MKPAYPPLLLQMSPAYTPRPLKNLFTANQCWAHLLEEGGLRDIEVESVTKMLACGTSILGVKHYTCGNDSCPHAKYLCNTCSCRACPSCGKKATDQWIANQQHRLPECTWQHLVFTLPDTLWPLFFHNRHWLDALCRLAVDNLLYAGRRRGVEVGVFCAIHTYGRRLNWHPHIHVSVTLGGIDDAGVWKDLSFHPSALRRRWMWNVRQYLLSQWEHTTVPPENAHLQSENDWRHLVLNAGGQHWHIHLSKKTKNGRKTVNYLGRYLKKPPISGSRLAHYTSGATLSFTYLDHRTKTYQQETLSQTDMLRRVVQHIPEKHFRMIRYFGFLANRVCGRQLPRVYEALRMERRGKAPKLYFAQMSKAFLQRDPFSCVLCGAQMVYTAAIAGLTVQGLINNAQSIAQLRYVPA; translated from the coding sequence ATGAAGCCTGCTTACCCACCGTTGCTGCTTCAGATGAGTCCAGCCTACACACCTCGACCACTCAAAAACCTCTTCACCGCCAATCAATGCTGGGCACACCTCCTCGAGGAGGGCGGCTTGCGCGACATCGAAGTCGAGTCCGTCACCAAAATGCTGGCCTGCGGCACCTCGATCCTGGGCGTCAAACACTACACCTGCGGCAACGACAGCTGCCCGCACGCCAAATACCTGTGCAACACCTGCAGCTGCCGCGCCTGTCCATCCTGCGGCAAAAAAGCTACCGATCAGTGGATCGCCAATCAACAGCACCGCTTACCCGAGTGTACCTGGCAACACCTGGTGTTCACATTGCCTGACACCCTGTGGCCACTGTTCTTTCATAACCGTCACTGGCTCGATGCCTTGTGTCGCCTGGCCGTCGACAACCTGCTCTATGCGGGCCGACGCCGGGGCGTGGAGGTGGGTGTTTTCTGCGCCATCCACACCTACGGCCGGCGACTTAACTGGCACCCCCACATCCATGTCTCGGTCACCTTGGGTGGGATCGATGACGCAGGTGTCTGGAAAGATCTGTCGTTTCATCCATCAGCCTTGCGTCGGCGCTGGATGTGGAATGTACGCCAGTACCTGCTCAGTCAGTGGGAGCACACCACCGTCCCACCTGAAAACGCTCATCTGCAGAGCGAAAATGACTGGCGTCACCTTGTGCTCAACGCCGGTGGTCAGCACTGGCACATCCACTTGTCGAAGAAGACGAAAAACGGCCGAAAGACCGTCAATTACCTGGGCCGCTACCTGAAAAAACCGCCCATCTCGGGCAGTCGTCTGGCGCACTACACCTCCGGTGCCACGTTGAGCTTCACCTACCTGGATCACCGCACCAAGACCTATCAGCAGGAAACGCTGAGCCAGACCGACATGCTGCGCCGGGTGGTGCAGCACATCCCCGAAAAGCACTTTCGGATGATCCGGTATTTTGGATTTCTGGCCAACCGCGTCTGTGGCCGACAGCTACCCCGGGTGTATGAGGCGCTACGCATGGAAAGGCGTGGCAAAGCGCCAAAACTGTATTTTGCGCAGATGAGCAAAGCGTTCTTGCAGCGGGATCCGTTCAGCTGCGTGCTGTGCGGAGCGCAGATGGTGTACACCGCAGCCATCGCCGGCCTGACGGTGCAGGGCTTGATCAACAACGCTCAAAGCATCGCGCAATTGAGGTACGTGCCGGCCTGA
- the istB gene encoding IS21-like element ISPsy4 family helper ATPase IstB, giving the protein MNLQHARLTELCKGLKLERVGVDWPHLAQQAASGEDSFADFLEKLLVAETDARSERSRQALLKTAALPAVKTLEQYDFAFATGVPRAQLQELAALSFVGRAENIVFLGPSGVGKSHLAIALAYRAVMAGIKTRFVTAADLMLQLTAAHRQERLKEYFSRVVMAPGLLVIDEIGYLPFGRDEANLFFNVVAKRYEQGSLILTSNLPFTQWAGTFADDQTLTAAMLDRLLHHAHIVQMTGESYRLKDKRKAGTNSSRAEPARKYEPEGGQN; this is encoded by the coding sequence ATGAACCTTCAACATGCTCGCCTGACAGAACTATGCAAGGGGCTAAAGCTTGAGCGCGTCGGGGTGGACTGGCCGCACCTGGCCCAACAAGCAGCAAGCGGCGAAGACAGCTTTGCCGACTTCCTCGAAAAGCTGCTGGTTGCCGAGACCGATGCCCGAAGTGAACGCTCTCGACAGGCCCTGCTGAAAACTGCCGCGCTGCCCGCCGTGAAAACGCTGGAGCAATACGACTTCGCGTTTGCCACCGGCGTCCCTCGGGCACAGCTCCAGGAGCTGGCAGCACTGAGTTTTGTTGGACGTGCCGAGAACATCGTGTTCCTGGGGCCTAGTGGTGTAGGCAAGAGCCACCTGGCCATCGCGCTGGCCTACCGGGCGGTGATGGCCGGTATCAAAACCCGCTTCGTCACTGCGGCTGACTTGATGCTGCAACTGACCGCTGCGCACCGCCAGGAACGGCTCAAGGAATACTTCAGTCGTGTGGTGATGGCCCCCGGGTTGTTGGTCATCGATGAAATCGGTTACCTGCCGTTTGGTCGTGATGAAGCCAACCTGTTCTTCAATGTTGTCGCCAAGCGCTACGAGCAAGGCAGCCTGATCCTCACGAGTAACTTGCCGTTTACCCAGTGGGCCGGAACCTTTGCGGATGATCAAACACTGACAGCGGCCATGCTGGACAGGCTGTTACATCATGCCCATATCGTGCAGATGACAGGTGAAAGCTATCGACTCAAGGACAAGCGCAAAGCAGGAACCAACTCTTCTCGGGCCGAACCGGCTCGAAAATATGAACCCGAGGGTGGTCAAAACTAA